In Symmachiella dynata, the following are encoded in one genomic region:
- the greA gene encoding transcription elongation factor GreA — translation MEKQPISREGFDKIREDVRRMEEEEMPFIAEKIAEARAEGDLSENAEYHAQREAQGLLQAKINQLRTKLADSYIVDKSKLPKGIVTFGSVVTIKDLSDDMEEKYEFVGPGEDDYTGEIMKILTSSPLATALMGKKPGDKVEVPLPKGTAEYEVVAIDDSDD, via the coding sequence ATGGAGAAACAACCGATTTCGCGTGAGGGTTTTGACAAAATCCGCGAGGACGTGCGGCGGATGGAAGAGGAAGAAATGCCTTTCATCGCCGAAAAAATCGCCGAGGCCCGCGCCGAAGGAGATTTGAGTGAAAACGCGGAGTATCATGCGCAGCGGGAAGCACAAGGGCTTCTGCAGGCCAAGATCAATCAACTGCGCACAAAACTCGCCGATTCCTATATCGTTGATAAAAGCAAGTTGCCCAAGGGGATTGTCACGTTTGGCTCCGTGGTGACGATCAAAGACCTTTCCGACGACATGGAAGAAAAATACGAATTCGTCGGCCCCGGTGAAGACGACTATACGGGTGAGATCATGAAAATCCTCACCAGTAGTCCGTTGGCAACCGCGCTCATGGGGAAAAAACCGGGCGACAAAGTCGAAGTCCCGCTCCCGAAAGGGACAGCGGAGTACGAAGTCGTTGCCATCGATGATTCCGACGACTAA
- a CDS encoding CRTAC1 family protein: MPTQNDDSSHLPRTVLLCGLVLAILLGIGWWLFLKKPAAPQLAQPPVEPGANEGLTDAGRLELWQLKERGVGLLENHKYASAIEPLSQISAALPDDPLGPRDSVIALLLALETNPATADAAQAAVAELEKVQPDAVATSILAAKVLAQSGDTATAIQRLQQATQSSPQELTLWFELGRLQRDSPEADVRRQAAASFQHAFELAPDNLAVLWNLLQSQADGQQAAIVETMRAARPLVAPITSQATEAGVDLLREIDDALRAADVGRTDDLYRHAFIVANVIKAHPFARRDGLRASPHPLAYVLQDFTPEFYANWEKPRPTADAPDDETRIVVKFAESPALPQLPLQDAVIDFVVADFDLDERSDLIVLLENRIEVYARPDNTAPWTKVCEIAVPPGMQHLLTADLDEDVTVDATPETVRCHNTDLDVVVYGTSGVVIFENVLDTATNQRALVNIEQTPAFAQAKNISAAVLFDVDHDALLDLVLAGDAGIQVWQNRSGLKFQLLQTLSVDDETPVPRAMAVVDWDRDIDVDVILAGEKAPTVEILRNHRHGRFSRESLGQEFSQVPPAVALAVLDADGNGSWDIVTAGADGVTLIRTATLNAGIVQEIAMTRISQTAADGVLVWDYDNDGRSDLLAWNRQGLEIYRGVGNGEFSLEEDIIEASPTDIRQCRVDDVDADGDLDLLIATSQGISIYDNQGGNQNHWLNIRLLAEQEKGGASPDPGGRVNYHGIGSLLELRRGNQYIPQIVTGQVTHFGLGPQPQVERVRIVWANGFPQNIIAPEADAHICDQKLLLGSCPYLYTWNGEEFVFATDLCWAAPLGLKFADDVYAPSRAWEYLKVDGDQLQPRDGSYQLQVTEELWEAAYFDRISLIAVDHPADVEIYTNEKVGPASMAEHKIFTVRNPRSPVAAHDKRGHDLLPELSLIDGDFAKPFEQRIKQGLVEDHYLELDLGDLSGAKQIMLYLTGWVYPTDTSLNIRLSRNEQLPSPRPPSLWVPDAEGTWQQTMPYTGFPGGKTKTIAIDISDAFLTDDFRLRLATNMEFYWDAVFITTDEPPAEIRTTELTLQSADLHYRGYSEIEHPTGYGPDRYLYGRLQKDFTWPPMRGHFTRYGDVSELLTATDDRMAIIGSGDEMTLKFALPPDAPPPGWKRDFVMHNVGWDKDANLNTAYGQDVAPLPFNAMSGYPYRDDETYPLTPENRAYLLKYQTRVQDWNQFWRIVPGDSPR, from the coding sequence ATGCCTACTCAGAACGACGATTCGTCTCACCTTCCACGCACCGTGTTGTTGTGCGGTCTAGTTCTCGCCATTTTGCTGGGGATTGGCTGGTGGCTGTTCTTAAAGAAACCGGCCGCGCCACAATTGGCCCAACCCCCGGTCGAGCCCGGAGCCAACGAGGGTTTGACGGATGCCGGCCGGTTGGAGTTGTGGCAACTCAAAGAGCGCGGCGTGGGATTGCTCGAAAACCACAAATACGCCAGTGCCATTGAACCGCTGTCGCAAATATCCGCCGCACTGCCGGATGATCCGCTCGGGCCACGGGATTCGGTGATTGCGCTGTTGTTGGCCCTGGAAACCAACCCCGCGACCGCCGACGCAGCCCAAGCCGCCGTAGCGGAACTCGAAAAAGTACAACCCGATGCGGTCGCGACATCAATCTTGGCGGCAAAGGTGTTGGCGCAAAGCGGCGATACAGCAACTGCCATACAGCGGCTGCAACAAGCGACGCAGTCTTCGCCTCAGGAATTGACCTTGTGGTTTGAATTGGGGAGATTGCAGCGAGATTCCCCCGAAGCTGATGTGCGACGCCAAGCAGCGGCATCGTTTCAACACGCCTTTGAATTGGCCCCTGACAATCTCGCCGTGTTGTGGAATCTGCTGCAAAGCCAAGCGGATGGGCAGCAGGCCGCCATTGTGGAAACGATGCGCGCGGCCCGCCCGTTGGTGGCACCGATCACCTCACAGGCGACTGAAGCAGGTGTGGATCTGTTGCGCGAGATTGACGATGCGCTGCGAGCAGCGGATGTTGGGCGCACGGATGATCTGTACCGGCATGCGTTCATTGTGGCGAACGTAATCAAGGCGCATCCTTTCGCGCGTCGCGACGGTTTGCGGGCTTCGCCACATCCGTTGGCGTACGTCTTGCAGGACTTCACGCCTGAGTTTTACGCGAATTGGGAAAAACCGCGTCCCACCGCGGACGCACCGGATGACGAAACGCGGATCGTTGTCAAATTTGCCGAATCACCCGCGCTGCCACAATTGCCATTGCAAGACGCTGTCATTGATTTCGTGGTCGCAGATTTCGATTTGGACGAGCGGAGCGATCTGATTGTGTTGCTCGAAAACCGCATCGAAGTTTATGCCCGCCCTGACAACACGGCACCCTGGACGAAAGTCTGTGAAATAGCGGTGCCGCCCGGCATGCAGCATCTACTCACAGCGGACCTCGACGAAGATGTGACCGTCGATGCGACACCGGAAACGGTCCGCTGTCATAATACGGACCTGGATGTTGTGGTCTATGGCACTTCCGGGGTTGTGATTTTTGAGAACGTTTTGGATACCGCCACGAACCAACGGGCACTAGTAAATATCGAACAGACACCGGCGTTCGCGCAAGCTAAAAATATTTCCGCAGCCGTGTTGTTTGATGTCGATCACGACGCGCTGTTGGACTTAGTTCTGGCAGGCGACGCGGGAATCCAAGTTTGGCAGAATCGGAGCGGGCTCAAGTTTCAGTTGTTACAAACGCTGAGCGTCGATGACGAGACCCCGGTTCCGCGGGCGATGGCGGTTGTTGATTGGGATCGCGATATTGATGTCGATGTGATCCTGGCCGGTGAGAAAGCTCCCACGGTGGAGATCTTACGGAATCATCGCCACGGACGTTTTTCGCGGGAATCATTGGGGCAAGAGTTCTCTCAAGTTCCGCCGGCCGTAGCTCTTGCCGTCTTAGACGCCGATGGAAATGGATCGTGGGACATTGTGACGGCCGGAGCTGACGGTGTCACCTTGATTCGCACGGCGACGCTCAACGCGGGCATCGTGCAGGAAATCGCGATGACTCGGATTTCTCAAACAGCGGCCGACGGCGTGTTGGTTTGGGATTACGACAACGATGGCCGATCCGATTTATTGGCGTGGAACCGGCAAGGGTTGGAGATCTATCGCGGCGTCGGTAATGGTGAATTTTCATTGGAAGAGGACATCATAGAAGCTTCTCCCACCGATATCCGGCAATGCCGTGTGGATGATGTCGATGCGGACGGTGATTTGGATCTGCTCATCGCCACGTCGCAAGGAATCAGCATTTATGACAACCAAGGAGGCAACCAAAACCATTGGTTGAACATTCGCCTTCTGGCTGAACAAGAGAAGGGCGGGGCGTCGCCCGATCCCGGTGGTCGGGTGAATTATCATGGCATTGGCAGTTTGTTGGAGTTGCGGCGCGGTAACCAATACATCCCGCAAATTGTTACCGGCCAGGTCACGCACTTCGGTCTCGGTCCCCAACCGCAGGTCGAACGGGTGCGGATCGTGTGGGCGAATGGTTTTCCACAGAACATTATCGCGCCCGAGGCAGATGCGCATATTTGTGACCAGAAATTGTTACTGGGCTCTTGCCCGTATCTCTACACGTGGAATGGCGAAGAGTTTGTGTTTGCCACCGACCTGTGTTGGGCGGCTCCGTTGGGTTTGAAATTCGCCGACGACGTTTATGCCCCATCGCGTGCGTGGGAATATCTGAAGGTTGACGGGGATCAATTACAGCCGCGCGACGGCAGTTATCAATTGCAGGTCACCGAGGAATTGTGGGAGGCGGCCTATTTCGATCGCATCAGCCTGATCGCCGTCGACCATCCCGCCGATGTTGAAATCTACACCAACGAAAAAGTCGGACCCGCTTCGATGGCTGAACACAAGATTTTTACTGTCCGCAACCCGCGCTCACCGGTCGCCGCCCACGACAAACGGGGCCACGATCTACTGCCAGAATTAAGTCTTATCGACGGTGACTTTGCCAAACCGTTTGAGCAGCGAATCAAACAGGGGCTTGTCGAGGATCATTATCTGGAACTCGACTTGGGGGACCTCAGCGGGGCGAAGCAGATCATGTTGTATTTGACTGGCTGGGTCTATCCGACTGATACATCGTTGAATATCCGTTTGTCGCGCAACGAACAATTGCCTTCGCCGCGACCCCCGTCGTTGTGGGTTCCGGATGCAGAGGGAACGTGGCAGCAAACGATGCCGTATACCGGATTCCCCGGTGGAAAGACGAAAACGATTGCTATTGATATCTCCGATGCATTCTTGACCGACGACTTTCGCCTGCGGTTGGCGACCAATATGGAGTTCTATTGGGATGCTGTGTTCATCACGACGGACGAACCGCCAGCGGAGATACGTACGACAGAGCTAACACTGCAATCGGCTGACCTGCACTATCGTGGGTATTCGGAAATCGAACATCCGACCGGTTACGGTCCGGATCGTTATCTTTATGGGCGACTCCAAAAAGATTTTACCTGGCCCCCGATGCGCGGGCATTTTACGCGGTACGGCGATGTGAGCGAATTGTTAACCGCCACCGACGACCGCATGGCGATCATCGGCAGCGGGGATGAAATGACATTGAAATTCGCGCTCCCACCAGACGCGCCGCCGCCGGGGTGGAAACGTGATTTTGTGATGCACAACGTCGGCTGGGACAAGGATGCCAATCTGAATACCGCTTATGGACAAGACGTCGCGCCGCTACCGTTTAACGCGATGAGCGGCTATCCTTATCGGGACGACGAGACGTATCCCTTAACGCCGGAAAATCGCGCCTACTTGTTGAAATACCAAACCCGCGTCCAGGACTGGAACCAGTTTTGGCGAATCGTGCCCGGCGACTCCCCGCGTTAA
- a CDS encoding aminotransferase class IV, whose amino-acid sequence MPARQIYISGDMVPESEAKISIFDSAVMLGDTVTESTRTFRHQPFKLEQHIERLYKSLKVTRIDPGHSPEEMLQISRDVLEANLPLLGPENDCWLVHNISRGISVAGADPTKQVSPATIMIFTSFLDLRDWAEFYSTGCHAVTAMSRAVPAQALDPRIKNRSRMAYTLAEAEVKLVDPAAQGILLDIHGNVAENKGANVFLVSEGEIRTPTTANALAGISRATIFELAKTCGIPIREMDLQTYDLYTADEIFFTSTPYCIMPATQFNGLVVGDGAVGPVAQRLLAAWSELVGMDIVGQGRQQLAASRR is encoded by the coding sequence ATGCCCGCTCGTCAAATCTACATCTCCGGTGATATGGTTCCCGAGTCCGAAGCGAAGATTTCGATCTTCGACAGCGCCGTCATGTTGGGAGACACGGTCACCGAATCGACGCGGACGTTTCGCCACCAGCCGTTCAAGTTGGAGCAACACATTGAGCGGTTGTACAAGTCACTGAAAGTGACCCGTATCGATCCCGGCCATTCACCGGAAGAAATGCTGCAAATTTCACGCGATGTGTTGGAGGCGAATCTTCCGTTGTTGGGGCCGGAGAATGATTGCTGGTTGGTGCACAATATTTCACGGGGCATATCGGTCGCCGGCGCTGATCCCACCAAACAGGTTTCCCCGGCGACGATCATGATCTTCACCTCGTTTTTGGACCTACGTGATTGGGCCGAATTTTACTCCACTGGGTGCCATGCGGTCACCGCCATGAGTCGGGCGGTCCCCGCGCAAGCACTCGACCCCCGCATCAAAAACCGTAGCCGCATGGCGTATACCCTGGCCGAAGCGGAGGTCAAACTCGTCGACCCGGCGGCACAGGGGATCTTGTTAGACATTCACGGCAACGTGGCGGAAAACAAAGGGGCGAATGTCTTTCTCGTCAGCGAGGGAGAGATCCGCACACCCACAACCGCCAACGCCCTGGCCGGGATCAGCCGAGCTACGATATTTGAATTGGCGAAAACCTGCGGGATTCCCATTCGCGAAATGGACCTGCAAACCTACGACCTCTACACCGCTGATGAGATTTTCTTCACCAGTACTCCGTATTGCATCATGCCGGCGACACAATTCAATGGTTTGGTTGTCGGTGACGGCGCCGTGGGACCGGTCGCGCAGCGGTTGCTTGCTGCTTGGAGTGAGTTGGTGGGGATGGATATTGTTGGGCAGGGGCGGCAGCAGCTAGCTGCGAGTAGGCGGTAG
- a CDS encoding aspartate:alanine exchanger family transporter, whose amino-acid sequence MSESTEEIVTLFGVICLGLMLGRITWRGISLGTSGVVFVALAAGHLGYAVPQTAGTVGIVLFVYCLGIGAGPSFLGMFLQRGRSLIMLAVCMIISAGLIAWGVAEMLGLSPGLAAGLFAGALTSTPALAAASERLPLDTEVAVGFGIAYPFGVVGVVLFINILPRLLPDRSSSTYGINGNTPLDRSITRVLVDVTNPNVAGKRSRDLAIFAKANCQISRVMVNDKLQPPPASFQLETGQRILVVGAKCHIPEVVEVLGQECQDVDYVLDVERQHRRVVVTSKNVIGQSLKQLHLLSKFGVTISRITRQDVEFVPSPSEILQSGDALTAVGELRGLEQFVEFAGHRERTLEETDLISLLLGLTLGILVGHVNFAFGTLSVSLGLAGGPLLVGLVLGHMGHIGPIAGWMPRAARFLLSEIGLSLFLAQAGAQAGGQLFSVIQRYGVVLPLGAVIIVIVPLAVGVLLAKYVCRLGRLEAAGGICGAMTSTPGLGAVTSMVDSSIPSTSYAAVYPLALILMTILAPVLISQL is encoded by the coding sequence GTGAGTGAGTCAACAGAAGAGATAGTCACCTTGTTCGGGGTGATATGCCTCGGATTGATGCTGGGACGCATTACCTGGCGAGGGATTTCGCTGGGAACCTCTGGCGTCGTCTTCGTCGCGTTAGCGGCTGGGCACTTGGGGTACGCTGTCCCACAGACCGCAGGCACCGTTGGGATTGTGTTATTCGTCTATTGCCTGGGAATCGGTGCCGGGCCCAGTTTTCTCGGAATGTTTTTACAGCGAGGTCGGTCACTGATCATGCTGGCTGTCTGCATGATCATTTCAGCGGGCCTGATTGCCTGGGGCGTCGCCGAAATGCTGGGGCTCAGTCCGGGACTGGCTGCGGGATTATTTGCCGGGGCGCTCACCAGTACGCCGGCGCTCGCCGCTGCCTCCGAACGACTTCCGTTGGATACAGAGGTAGCCGTTGGCTTCGGCATCGCCTATCCGTTTGGGGTTGTGGGAGTCGTGTTGTTTATCAACATCCTGCCGCGGTTGCTGCCCGATCGATCCAGTTCCACGTATGGTATCAATGGCAACACACCGCTGGACCGCTCCATTACGCGCGTGCTAGTGGACGTGACCAATCCAAACGTTGCCGGCAAACGATCACGCGATCTCGCTATTTTTGCCAAGGCCAATTGTCAAATCTCGCGAGTCATGGTCAATGACAAACTGCAGCCCCCACCTGCGTCGTTTCAATTGGAAACAGGACAGCGGATTCTCGTGGTGGGTGCCAAATGCCACATCCCTGAAGTCGTGGAAGTGTTGGGGCAGGAATGCCAAGATGTGGATTATGTGTTGGATGTTGAACGGCAACACCGCCGTGTCGTCGTCACTTCGAAAAACGTCATTGGCCAATCGCTAAAACAACTGCACCTGCTTTCGAAATTTGGTGTGACCATTTCCCGGATCACTCGGCAGGATGTGGAATTTGTTCCCAGTCCCTCGGAAATCCTACAATCTGGCGATGCTTTGACCGCTGTGGGAGAGTTGAGAGGACTGGAACAGTTTGTCGAATTCGCTGGGCATCGAGAGCGAACTCTGGAGGAGACCGACCTGATCAGCCTTCTGTTGGGTTTGACATTGGGAATCTTAGTTGGGCATGTGAATTTTGCATTTGGCACACTTTCCGTATCCCTCGGTTTGGCCGGAGGACCATTGCTCGTCGGGTTGGTGTTAGGGCACATGGGGCACATTGGGCCGATTGCGGGATGGATGCCTCGCGCAGCACGGTTTCTGCTCTCGGAAATCGGGCTGTCGCTATTCCTCGCTCAGGCCGGTGCGCAAGCCGGCGGCCAGTTATTCTCCGTGATTCAGCGATACGGAGTCGTTCTGCCGTTGGGGGCGGTGATCATTGTGATCGTTCCCCTCGCAGTGGGCGTTCTGCTGGCAAAATATGTATGCCGCCTCGGCCGACTGGAAGCCGCAGGAGGTATCTGCGGAGCGATGACGTCGACCCCCGGCTTGGGCGCGGTCACGTCGATGGTCGATTCCAGTATCCCTTCGACCAGCTACGCCGCCGTCTATCCGCTGGCGCTGATCCTGATGACGATTCTGGCGCCGGTGTTGATTTCTCAGCTATAA
- a CDS encoding ABC transporter ATP-binding protein, with translation MAEVDLQHVSKTYDGNIPAVVDVSLTVADQEFLVLVGPSGCGKSTLLRMIAGLEEVTDGTICIGERPVNNVPPKDRDVAMVFQNYALYPHMTVQQNLAFGLKLRKLPKTQIAERIQQAAALLGIEELLQRKPRELSGGQRQRVAVGRAIVRKPAVFLFDEPLSNLDARRRTEMRRELADLHRRLEATIVYVTHDQVEAMTLGDRIVVMNEGQVQQIGPPLELYDHPANRFVAGFLGTPSMNFWEGELRVTAESVSFHSGDITLPLPRNPQDQSVALDKQPVTLGLRPEHLSIVNHDINTATFPATVEDIQPLGGESLIYLKTGKQEFILRDQTHQTPQRNEQVTLKPNLTKAHLFTPQGTILPTTP, from the coding sequence GTGGCGGAAGTCGACCTGCAGCACGTTTCGAAGACCTACGACGGGAACATCCCCGCCGTGGTGGATGTGTCATTGACCGTTGCCGACCAGGAATTCCTGGTACTGGTCGGCCCTTCAGGCTGTGGAAAATCGACATTATTGCGGATGATCGCCGGCCTGGAAGAGGTTACAGACGGCACGATTTGCATCGGCGAGAGACCGGTAAACAACGTCCCGCCCAAAGACCGCGACGTGGCGATGGTCTTTCAAAACTACGCGCTCTATCCGCACATGACCGTCCAACAGAACTTGGCATTCGGTCTCAAACTCCGCAAGCTGCCCAAAACACAAATCGCCGAGCGAATCCAACAGGCCGCTGCCCTGTTGGGAATTGAGGAGTTACTCCAGCGTAAGCCGCGGGAACTTTCCGGAGGACAACGGCAGCGCGTCGCCGTCGGGCGAGCCATCGTCCGCAAGCCGGCCGTGTTTTTATTCGACGAACCACTCAGCAATCTGGATGCACGGCGAAGAACAGAAATGCGCCGCGAATTGGCAGATCTGCACCGCAGGTTGGAAGCGACAATCGTCTATGTCACGCACGACCAAGTCGAGGCGATGACATTGGGGGACCGAATCGTGGTCATGAACGAGGGCCAGGTCCAACAAATCGGCCCACCATTGGAGTTGTACGACCACCCCGCCAATCGTTTCGTCGCTGGATTCCTAGGAACGCCATCAATGAATTTCTGGGAGGGCGAATTGCGCGTCACTGCAGAAAGCGTTTCATTTCACAGCGGCGACATCACGCTGCCCTTACCGAGGAACCCCCAGGATCAATCGGTGGCCCTGGATAAACAACCGGTGACTCTCGGCCTGAGACCCGAGCACCTGAGCATCGTCAACCACGACATCAACACAGCGACATTTCCAGCCACCGTCGAAGACATCCAACCGCTGGGCGGCGAAAGCCTGATCTATCTAAAAACCGGCAAGCAAGAATTCATTCTCCGCGACCAAACACATCAAACGCCCCAGCGCAACGAACAAGTCACCCTAAAACCCAACCTAACAAAAGCCCACCTGTTCACCCCCCAAGGAACCATCCTACCCACCACCCCTTAA
- a CDS encoding dihydrodipicolinate synthase family protein — MSPDFRPSEMIRPQRKLTGISAILLPFTEAGDVDWTALQAHILRTAETGLMPAVNMDTGFLNLIDEPTKLRVLEMTREVLHGAPFCAGAYSADEPGAAWCADEYLRQMELIQQHGGMPVIFQSYGLTGQSSAEIVTAYEQLAAGCDRFLAFELTEDLLPFGKTYDLETYAALLKIPQCVGAKHSSFRREPEWQRLKLRDELRPDFKVYTGNDLAIDMVMYGSDYLLGLSTFGPDYFARRDAYWLAGDARFYELNDWLQYLGMFAFRDPSPAYKHSAAQFLKLRGWIPCDNTCPGSPTRPDSDVPILAEIMRKLDALIA; from the coding sequence ATGTCGCCTGATTTTCGTCCGTCTGAAATGATTCGACCACAGCGGAAGCTGACCGGTATCTCCGCAATCTTGCTACCGTTCACCGAAGCGGGTGATGTGGACTGGACCGCGCTGCAAGCGCATATTCTCCGCACGGCGGAAACCGGTTTGATGCCCGCAGTCAATATGGACACCGGGTTTCTCAACCTAATCGACGAACCGACAAAGCTCCGCGTGCTGGAAATGACGCGGGAAGTTCTGCACGGCGCGCCGTTTTGCGCCGGCGCCTATTCCGCCGATGAACCGGGCGCTGCTTGGTGCGCCGATGAATACTTACGGCAAATGGAGTTGATTCAGCAACACGGCGGCATGCCGGTGATTTTTCAATCCTACGGACTGACCGGTCAATCCTCGGCAGAGATCGTCACCGCCTATGAACAACTCGCCGCCGGTTGCGACCGTTTTCTGGCCTTCGAACTGACCGAGGACCTGCTGCCGTTCGGGAAGACTTACGATCTCGAAACCTATGCGGCTCTGTTAAAGATTCCCCAATGCGTGGGTGCAAAGCATTCCTCGTTTCGCCGTGAACCGGAATGGCAACGCCTCAAATTGCGCGACGAATTACGTCCTGACTTCAAAGTCTACACCGGCAACGACCTGGCAATCGACATGGTGATGTACGGCAGCGATTACCTGTTGGGCTTAAGCACATTTGGCCCCGATTATTTCGCCCGCCGCGATGCCTATTGGTTGGCGGGAGACGCGCGGTTTTATGAACTCAATGATTGGCTGCAGTATCTGGGAATGTTTGCTTTCCGTGACCCCAGCCCCGCTTACAAGCATTCCGCGGCACAGTTTTTGAAATTGCGAGGTTGGATCCCCTGCGATAACACCTGCCCCGGCAGCCCAACCCGCCCCGATTCGGATGTGCCGATTTTGGCCGAGATCATGCGAAAACTCGATGCCCTGATTGCGTAA